A single uncultured Methanolobus sp. DNA region contains:
- a CDS encoding YqaA family protein translates to MKKKIRELKRIDILSLLVEEHAYAGLFVASFLASTVLPIGSEAYVILLISKGFSILPVIMVASVGNYIGACTTYYIGIKGRQDIIEKYFSISDEQLKKTDRLFARYGSFLLLFTWVPIIGDAITAAGGIMKLNFRIFSFYVFIGKTARYVALAYLTAGTLMFLQ, encoded by the coding sequence GTGAAAAAGAAAATACGGGAGCTGAAAAGAATAGATATCCTGTCCTTACTTGTTGAAGAGCACGCTTATGCTGGTTTGTTCGTTGCAAGTTTTCTTGCATCAACTGTCCTTCCTATAGGTTCGGAAGCTTATGTGATCCTGCTTATAAGCAAAGGATTTTCTATTCTGCCTGTAATTATGGTTGCTTCTGTTGGCAATTACATAGGAGCATGCACTACATATTACATTGGAATCAAAGGCAGACAGGATATTATTGAAAAGTATTTTTCAATTTCTGATGAACAACTGAAAAAAACAGATAGATTGTTTGCCAGATATGGGTCTTTTTTGTTGCTGTTTACGTGGGTTCCAATCATAGGAGATGCAATTACTGCAGCGGGAGGAATTATGAAGCTTAATTTCAGGATATTCTCTTTCTATGTGTTCATAGGGAAAACTGCGAGGTATGTAGCATTGGCTTACCTCACGGCAGGAACTCTGATGTTCCTACAGTAA
- a CDS encoding bifunctional 5,6,7,8-tetrahydromethanopterin hydro-lyase/3-hexulose-6-phosphate synthase, whose protein sequence is MLLIGEALIGEEPELAHVDLMIGNKDGPVGQAFANGLTQLSAGHTPLLSVIRPNLPTKPATLIVPKVTVKNMGQAAQIFGPAQAAVAKAIADALEEGAFGDLDVEDLVVVASVFIHPEAKDYNRIYRYNYGATKLAVKRAVDGFPDIDTVLKEKDRMGHAIMGFKVSRLWNPPYLQVALDNPNLPAILSIVNQVPKSDHVILEAGTPLIKRYGVDVISKLREIRPDAFIVADLKTLDTGNLEARMVADATADAIVVSALAPIATMNKAIEEAHKTGIYAIMDTLNCDDPVAVLKKLDVLPDVVELHRGIDIEETEHAWGNIEAIKALSPKILVAVAGGVRIDTMPAALKAGADILVVGRAITNAKDVRQVAEKFIEGLNNPEIDQFRVMTDF, encoded by the coding sequence ATGTTATTAATCGGAGAAGCATTAATCGGCGAGGAACCAGAACTCGCACACGTTGACCTCATGATCGGAAACAAAGACGGTCCTGTCGGTCAGGCATTCGCAAACGGTTTGACACAGCTTTCAGCAGGTCACACACCTCTGCTTTCAGTAATTCGTCCAAACCTTCCAACAAAACCTGCAACACTTATCGTACCAAAGGTAACTGTAAAGAACATGGGTCAGGCAGCTCAGATCTTCGGTCCTGCACAGGCTGCTGTTGCAAAGGCCATTGCAGATGCCCTTGAAGAAGGAGCATTCGGTGACCTTGATGTTGAAGATCTTGTAGTTGTTGCAAGTGTTTTCATCCACCCTGAAGCAAAGGACTACAACAGGATCTACAGATACAACTACGGAGCTACAAAGCTTGCTGTAAAGCGCGCAGTAGATGGCTTCCCGGACATCGATACAGTACTTAAGGAGAAGGACAGAATGGGCCACGCTATCATGGGATTCAAGGTATCCAGACTCTGGAACCCACCATATCTGCAGGTTGCACTTGACAATCCAAACCTTCCTGCAATCCTTAGCATTGTCAACCAGGTCCCTAAGAGCGACCACGTTATCCTTGAAGCAGGTACGCCTCTTATCAAACGCTACGGTGTAGACGTAATCAGCAAGCTCAGAGAGATTCGCCCAGATGCATTCATAGTTGCTGACCTTAAGACCCTGGACACAGGAAACCTTGAGGCACGTATGGTAGCAGATGCAACAGCAGACGCAATTGTCGTTTCAGCTCTTGCACCAATCGCAACCATGAACAAGGCAATCGAGGAAGCTCACAAGACCGGTATCTATGCTATCATGGACACACTCAACTGTGACGACCCTGTAGCAGTACTCAAGAAGCTCGATGTACTTCCTGATGTTGTTGAACTCCACCGTGGAATCGACATCGAGGAAACAGAGCACGCATGGGGTAACATCGAGGCAATCAAGGCACTCTCACCAAAGATCCTGGTGGCAGTTGCTGGTGGTGTACGTATCGACACTATGCCAGCTGCACTTAAGGCAGGCGCAGATATCCTTGTAGTTGGAAGAGCAATCACCAACGCAAAGGATGTAAGGCAGGTCGCAGAGAAATTCATTGAAGGTCTTAACAACCCTGAAATCGACCAGTTCAGAGTTATGACCGACTTCTAA
- the tpiA gene encoding triose-phosphate isomerase produces MSSTLIVLNLKTYLEGTGEGAVKVAQACKEVADDSGIEIGVAPQFCDIYRVASQVDLPVYAQSLDPVGAGSFTGHAFVQSIKDAGAVGTLINHSECRLTLANIDASITTARNAALKTIVCTNNVATSAAAAALGPDYVAVEPPELIGSGIPVSKADPGVVTGSVDAVKRINPAVQVLCGAGISKGEDLAAALELGSVGVLLASGIVKAADPKAALEDLVSKV; encoded by the coding sequence TTGAGTTCTACACTAATTGTCCTGAACCTCAAAACATACCTTGAGGGTACAGGCGAAGGCGCCGTAAAGGTTGCACAGGCATGTAAAGAAGTTGCAGATGATAGCGGAATTGAGATTGGTGTTGCACCACAGTTCTGTGACATCTACCGTGTAGCATCACAGGTAGACCTGCCGGTCTACGCTCAGAGTCTTGACCCGGTCGGAGCAGGTAGCTTTACAGGACATGCATTCGTCCAGTCAATCAAAGACGCAGGCGCAGTTGGAACCCTTATCAACCACTCCGAATGCCGTCTTACACTTGCAAACATCGATGCATCCATCACAACTGCAAGAAATGCAGCCCTTAAGACAATAGTCTGCACCAACAACGTTGCAACTTCAGCAGCAGCAGCCGCACTCGGTCCGGATTACGTTGCAGTTGAACCACCAGAGCTTATCGGTTCCGGCATCCCTGTATCAAAAGCAGACCCTGGAGTAGTCACAGGTTCAGTTGATGCAGTAAAGAGGATCAACCCTGCAGTACAGGTTCTCTGCGGTGCAGGTATCTCAAAAGGAGAAGACCTTGCAGCAGCTCTTGAACTTGGTTCAGTTGGCGTTTTGCTGGCATCAGGAATTGTGAAGGCTGCTGATCCTAAGGCTGCACTTGAAGATTTGGTTAGTAAGGTGTGA
- a CDS encoding PAS domain-containing sensor histidine kinase, whose product MECIKSSSVEEYDDIRSNSKNDASFDSSLNITNTVRSNDAAQHSEPELDTFADIHLSTTDRFFMEKGDVYRSLFEYNKAVTLLINPDNFEIIDANNAACDYYGWPLDVITRMKIHDINTLPPDKIREEMQNAVAEKRNYFLFRHKLADGQIRDVEVYSSPVIVNSQQLLYSIIHDVTERKKAETELNKRNMQLRTAQKIGHIGSWEFNLNTGLVDSSDEAKRIYGYDQDTAFLLIKDAQAVVLPEYRPMMDEAMKGLMEHGILYNVQFKITRHNDGAIRDIHSIAEYDAEKNTIIGTIQDITERKKAEDALLHAKIVAEAANRSKDEFLATMSHELRTPLTSIIGFSDILRDEMFGELNDKQDRYVNHILDAGNHLLKLINDVLDLSKVEAGKMELQYESFSLSLAVDEVKTLLSPMAMDKRIKLVIAIDENIGEINADRTKLKQVLYNLGSNAIKFTPEKGTVSIISRLSENMLHVCVKDTGVGISESDLSRLFQPFRQLNSYTTNEYAGTGLGLALVKKYVEMHNGKVWVDSTVGEGSEFWFSIPAKISNK is encoded by the coding sequence ATGGAATGTATAAAGTCTAGCAGTGTGGAAGAATATGATGATATTCGTTCAAATAGTAAAAATGATGCATCATTTGATTCCTCTCTGAATATCACTAACACAGTTCGATCAAATGATGCGGCTCAACACAGTGAACCGGAACTTGATACCTTCGCAGATATTCACCTGAGCACTACAGATCGTTTCTTCATGGAGAAAGGTGACGTATACCGCTCACTTTTTGAGTATAATAAGGCTGTCACTCTGCTCATTAACCCTGATAACTTTGAGATCATTGATGCAAATAATGCTGCATGTGACTACTATGGCTGGCCTCTTGATGTTATCACACGCATGAAAATACATGATATCAATACGCTTCCACCCGATAAGATAAGGGAAGAGATGCAAAATGCAGTTGCAGAAAAGAGAAATTATTTCCTGTTCAGGCATAAACTTGCAGATGGCCAGATCCGTGATGTAGAAGTATACAGCAGTCCTGTTATTGTAAATTCTCAGCAGCTTCTTTATTCTATAATTCATGATGTTACAGAGCGCAAGAAAGCTGAAACTGAACTGAATAAAAGGAATATGCAGCTAAGAACTGCCCAGAAGATAGGTCATATCGGAAGCTGGGAGTTCAATCTGAATACAGGTCTGGTGGATTCTTCTGATGAGGCAAAAAGGATCTATGGATATGATCAAGATACAGCTTTTTTGCTCATTAAAGATGCACAGGCAGTGGTATTGCCTGAATATCGCCCAATGATGGATGAGGCCATGAAGGGACTGATGGAACATGGTATCCTTTATAATGTACAGTTTAAGATAACCAGGCATAATGACGGTGCTATACGTGATATTCATTCAATTGCCGAGTATGACGCAGAGAAAAATACTATAATAGGTACGATCCAGGATATCACTGAACGTAAAAAAGCCGAAGATGCGTTGTTGCATGCAAAGATCGTTGCAGAAGCTGCAAATCGCAGTAAGGATGAATTCCTTGCTACTATGAGCCATGAACTGCGCACTCCTCTTACTTCGATCATTGGTTTTTCCGATATTCTGAGGGATGAGATGTTCGGTGAGCTTAATGATAAACAGGATCGTTATGTAAATCATATCCTGGATGCAGGTAATCATTTATTGAAACTCATCAATGATGTTCTGGATCTCTCTAAGGTCGAAGCAGGAAAAATGGAACTTCAGTATGAGTCTTTTTCATTATCTCTTGCAGTAGATGAAGTAAAAACTCTGCTTTCTCCAATGGCTATGGATAAGAGAATAAAACTTGTCATTGCTATTGATGAGAACATTGGTGAGATCAATGCGGACAGAACCAAGCTAAAACAGGTTCTCTATAATCTTGGCAGCAATGCAATAAAGTTCACTCCTGAAAAAGGTACGGTGTCTATTATTTCCAGGCTATCGGAAAATATGCTTCATGTCTGCGTGAAGGATACAGGAGTCGGCATTTCTGAAAGCGACCTGTCAAGACTTTTCCAGCCTTTCAGGCAACTGAATTCGTACACCACCAATGAGTATGCAGGGACCGGTCTTGGACTTGCTCTTGTAAAGAAGTATGTGGAAATGCACAACGGAAAAGTGTGGGTTGACAGTACTGTTGGCGAGGGTAGCGAGTTTTGGTTCTCGATTCCTGCAAAGATAAGTAACAAGTGA
- a CDS encoding PAS domain S-box protein, with protein MDEKTGYTILIVDDDPPNVRLLETFLSKYHTVLGAYSGEEALQILKSEHVDLVVLDIMMPGMDGYEVCRRIKADESTKFIPVIIVTALSSKNDRIKGIEVGADEFLVKPIDRVEVLTRVRTLLNNKHLYDELKREKDRVQSYLDIAGCIIVAFNLDGTVLLANKKCCQLLGYTEQELIGNNWVDIAIPKKEKDQVSRVFENIASGNLELVKVNDNGVQTKNRDQKIIHWNNSYLRDSEGNIVGILSSGSDVTEERLTTMKLQASESKFRALFENAADAILIFDLDCNIIDANSIASNMLGYSIGELLQMNRCDLVAPEFHCMCNEKLMDVMENQSTRLEMVFMTKDGSRIPVEMGVRMIEYGGRQALLSNVRDISERKLAEKELRESEHKFRLLAENANDVIWTLNKEGVFTYNSPSVFKLRGYTPDEVAQQSYEEIFPPEHIETIMDALERFQDHLKAGEMKYSEKFELEQYHKDGSRIWTESIANPVFDEDGTFEFFLGVTRDISERKKAEEEIRRYTGELARVNEELKSLDRMKDEFISNLSHELKTPLISIKGYSELVHDEVMGPLNTRQKSAMKTVLEKYDHLSFLMDSLIYMSIIKSGKVQYRLDPIRIEDTLTKVVEYFSFKSNEKNIYFSFDFQDHLPLMKGDVEYLPYLFRSIIDNAVKFSPSESEILIRAYEDEGNIHVSVTDSGIGIPEHEIKNIFERFYQIDGSKSRKYGGSGMGLYVSKTIAEIHHGKIWVESTEGSGTTVHVMFPAMSRSN; from the coding sequence ATGGATGAAAAAACCGGCTATACAATATTGATCGTTGATGACGACCCGCCAAATGTCAGGCTTTTGGAAACATTCCTCTCAAAATACCATACAGTTCTTGGAGCTTATAGTGGAGAAGAAGCTCTTCAAATACTTAAATCCGAACATGTGGACCTCGTAGTACTTGATATAATGATGCCAGGGATGGACGGATATGAAGTCTGTCGCAGGATAAAGGCAGATGAATCCACAAAATTCATTCCAGTGATCATTGTCACAGCTCTTTCTTCTAAAAATGACAGGATAAAAGGGATCGAGGTAGGTGCAGATGAATTCCTTGTAAAACCCATTGACAGGGTAGAAGTCCTCACACGTGTGCGTACTCTTCTGAACAATAAGCACCTCTATGACGAATTGAAACGCGAAAAAGACAGGGTGCAATCCTATCTTGACATTGCAGGATGCATAATTGTTGCTTTCAATCTTGATGGTACCGTTCTACTTGCAAATAAGAAATGCTGTCAGTTATTGGGATATACTGAGCAGGAATTGATCGGTAATAACTGGGTAGATATTGCAATCCCAAAAAAAGAAAAAGACCAGGTTTCCCGGGTTTTTGAAAATATCGCAAGTGGTAATCTGGAACTTGTAAAAGTAAATGACAATGGTGTCCAGACAAAGAACAGGGATCAAAAAATAATACACTGGAACAATTCCTATCTCAGGGATTCTGAAGGAAACATTGTTGGCATACTTAGTTCCGGGTCCGATGTTACCGAAGAAAGACTGACAACAATGAAACTTCAGGCATCAGAATCCAAATTCAGGGCCCTTTTTGAAAATGCTGCCGATGCTATACTGATCTTTGATCTTGATTGTAATATCATTGATGCAAATTCAATAGCATCAAATATGCTTGGTTATTCAATTGGTGAACTGTTGCAAATGAATCGTTGTGATCTTGTAGCACCGGAATTCCACTGCATGTGCAATGAAAAACTAATGGATGTCATGGAAAATCAATCAACCAGACTGGAAATGGTCTTCATGACAAAAGATGGTTCCCGCATTCCTGTTGAAATGGGTGTGAGAATGATCGAATATGGTGGCAGGCAGGCTCTCCTGAGCAATGTTCGTGATATAAGCGAAAGGAAACTCGCTGAAAAAGAACTCCGTGAAAGTGAGCATAAATTCCGTCTTCTTGCTGAGAATGCAAATGATGTTATATGGACCTTAAATAAAGAGGGAGTATTCACATACAACAGTCCTTCTGTTTTCAAACTAAGGGGCTACACTCCGGATGAAGTTGCACAGCAGTCGTATGAGGAAATATTCCCTCCTGAGCACATAGAGACCATAATGGACGCACTGGAACGTTTCCAGGATCATCTTAAAGCCGGTGAAATGAAATATTCTGAGAAATTCGAGCTTGAGCAATATCACAAAGATGGTTCAAGAATATGGACTGAATCCATAGCAAATCCCGTTTTCGATGAAGATGGTACTTTTGAATTCTTCCTGGGTGTGACACGTGATATATCAGAGCGTAAAAAGGCTGAGGAAGAGATCAGACGATATACCGGGGAACTGGCAAGAGTCAATGAGGAATTAAAATCCCTTGACAGGATGAAAGACGAGTTCATATCAAACCTGAGTCATGAGCTGAAGACTCCTCTAATTTCAATAAAAGGTTATAGTGAACTGGTTCATGACGAGGTTATGGGGCCGCTTAATACCAGGCAGAAATCTGCCATGAAAACGGTGCTTGAAAAGTATGATCATCTGAGTTTCCTCATGGATTCTCTTATCTATATGAGTATTATAAAGTCTGGAAAAGTGCAATACAGGCTTGATCCTATCAGAATTGAGGATACGCTTACAAAAGTAGTGGAGTATTTTTCCTTCAAGTCCAATGAAAAGAACATCTACTTTTCATTTGATTTCCAGGATCATCTTCCATTAATGAAGGGTGACGTTGAGTATTTGCCTTATCTTTTCAGGTCTATAATAGATAACGCCGTCAAATTCAGTCCAAGTGAATCAGAGATACTGATACGTGCATATGAGGATGAAGGGAATATTCATGTGTCTGTAACTGATTCGGGAATTGGTATTCCTGAGCACGAGATCAAGAATATTTTTGAGCGTTTTTATCAGATAGACGGCTCAAAGTCCAGAAAATACGGTGGAAGCGGAATGGGTCTGTATGTTAGTAAGACCATAGCCGAGATACATCATGGTAAGATATGGGTTGAAAGTACAGAAGGCTCAGGCACTACTGTTCATGTGATGTTCCCTGCAATGTCCCGGTCAAATTAA
- a CDS encoding AAA-like domain-containing protein — protein sequence MNEKIDLLVHKDPDNICIVPFSISNLVENKPQVPEIKTAFQNYLYTRDLFAFESPIKKDIAFFGREDLLLLFIDRFRQGQNSGLFGLRKIGKTSVLYAISRRIEHKDIGSCLNFDCSNPSFYMSRWFKCLETLIQQLAINLKIDKKDNLNAFTSIYTEKQAADYFQKDIEYLLKEEKSKRLMIMLDEIEWISFNTSSEEHWKHDFLPFWQTLRSVHQNMNGKFCFVIAGVNPKCIEEESVIGYDNPLFALITPTFLQPFDISTTREMVRKLGRYMGIKFDEKLYPKIYQLYGGHPFLVRHACSKLCHYEKERPIKFDLDIFEEHEAKINAGLMTYVKHILNILAIWYPEEYQQIIELAHGNIENVAKYIEDEPGYIEHLLGYGIVNFVDGEPKLSIFVISKQLKKIPQNQDYSPLEKSIEEVDIEENLDDIHAEVSLRRNKVERKLRILLKQSFLLTYGKKCMSELLKSVSTSDKDSLNRYSYENVWEHLYFSDLISIIDKNWDIYQKWFGRDKQDVILWLKCINDFRIDAHARSIKKDDLIYLRASFSKLEEALAIVD from the coding sequence ATTAATGAAAAAATAGATTTACTAGTTCACAAAGATCCTGATAATATATGCATAGTTCCATTTTCAATATCTAATCTAGTTGAAAATAAACCCCAAGTTCCTGAAATCAAAACTGCTTTCCAAAATTACTTATATACTAGAGATTTATTTGCTTTTGAATCACCAATTAAAAAGGACATTGCTTTTTTTGGTCGTGAAGATTTACTGCTGTTATTTATTGATAGATTTAGACAAGGTCAGAACAGTGGTTTATTTGGGTTAAGAAAAATAGGAAAAACTTCTGTACTATATGCAATCAGTCGAAGGATTGAGCATAAAGATATTGGCAGTTGCCTTAATTTTGACTGTAGCAATCCTTCTTTTTATATGTCACGATGGTTTAAATGTTTAGAAACTTTAATTCAACAGTTAGCAATTAATCTAAAAATTGATAAAAAGGATAATTTGAATGCCTTCACAAGTATTTATACTGAAAAGCAGGCAGCTGACTATTTCCAAAAGGACATTGAATATCTATTAAAAGAAGAGAAATCAAAAAGATTAATGATTATGTTGGATGAAATTGAATGGATTTCATTTAACACTAGTAGCGAAGAACATTGGAAACATGATTTTCTCCCTTTTTGGCAAACCCTGCGTTCAGTCCATCAAAATATGAATGGAAAATTCTGCTTTGTTATTGCAGGTGTAAATCCAAAATGCATAGAAGAAGAATCGGTTATAGGCTATGACAATCCTCTATTTGCTTTGATTACTCCTACTTTTTTGCAACCTTTTGATATCAGCACAACAAGAGAAATGGTACGTAAACTTGGTAGATACATGGGTATCAAATTTGATGAAAAGCTATATCCAAAAATATATCAATTATACGGAGGACATCCATTTTTAGTTAGGCACGCCTGTAGCAAATTATGTCATTATGAAAAGGAAAGGCCCATAAAATTTGATTTAGACATATTTGAAGAACATGAAGCAAAAATTAATGCTGGCTTGATGACATATGTCAAACACATATTAAATATATTAGCTATTTGGTACCCAGAAGAATATCAACAAATCATTGAGTTAGCGCATGGAAATATCGAAAATGTTGCGAAATATATCGAAGATGAACCCGGATATATTGAGCATTTGCTGGGATATGGAATTGTTAATTTTGTTGACGGTGAACCAAAGCTATCTATTTTTGTAATATCCAAACAACTAAAAAAAATACCTCAAAACCAAGATTATTCTCCTTTAGAAAAGAGTATAGAAGAAGTAGATATTGAGGAAAATCTAGATGATATCCATGCAGAAGTGTCTTTAAGAAGAAACAAAGTAGAACGTAAATTAAGAATTTTACTAAAACAATCTTTTCTTTTAACTTATGGCAAAAAATGTATGTCAGAATTATTAAAATCAGTATCTACAAGTGACAAGGATAGCTTAAATAGATATAGCTATGAAAATGTATGGGAACATCTCTATTTTTCAGATTTAATCAGCATTATTGATAAAAATTGGGATATTTATCAAAAATGGTTTGGTAGAGATAAGCAGGACGTTATACTTTGGTTAAAATGCATCAATGACTTTAGAATTGATGCACATGCACGTAGCATAAAGAAAGATGACTTAATATACTTGAGAGCATCATTCAGTAAACTTGAAGAAGCTCTAGCTATCGTAGACTAA
- the nth gene encoding endonuclease III, which yields MYAEDVVSRLWELYPSGYFHINKDPFYLLISTVLSQRTRDEVTIPTTQKLFSVFGTAQEMAEADVDEIQELIKNVGFYRVKAQRIIDISCIILQDYGGIVPDSMDELLKLPGVGRKTANCVLGYGFEQDVIAVDTHVHRISNRMGLVKTSEPDETEKELEKVLSKEDWKDINGLMVLFGKNICRPVGPKCDECIMDDICPKLI from the coding sequence ATGTATGCTGAAGATGTAGTTTCACGCCTATGGGAATTGTATCCGAGTGGGTATTTTCATATCAATAAGGATCCTTTTTACCTTTTGATATCTACTGTCCTGTCCCAGCGAACAAGGGATGAGGTGACCATTCCGACAACCCAGAAGCTTTTCAGTGTGTTTGGCACGGCTCAGGAAATGGCAGAGGCTGATGTTGATGAGATTCAGGAACTCATTAAGAATGTTGGATTTTACAGGGTAAAAGCCCAGAGAATAATTGATATTTCATGTATCATCCTGCAGGACTACGGTGGAATTGTCCCTGACAGCATGGATGAACTACTCAAACTACCTGGTGTTGGCAGGAAGACTGCAAACTGTGTACTTGGTTATGGATTTGAGCAGGATGTCATTGCAGTTGATACTCATGTTCACAGGATATCCAATCGCATGGGTCTGGTAAAGACTTCGGAGCCAGATGAGACTGAGAAAGAGCTTGAAAAAGTGCTGTCAAAAGAGGACTGGAAGGATATAAACGGTTTGATGGTGCTTTTCGGTAAGAATATATGCAGGCCGGTCGGGCCGAAATGTGATGAATGTATTATGGATGATATTTGTCCGAAATTGATTTGA
- a CDS encoding prephenate dehydrogenase yields the protein MKVLIIGGTGEMGQWFTPFFKNHGYEVVVWGSSGKVEVAERMEVEFASDLDAAISTSDIVIVTVPINITEKVISETAPKMKSGSLLMDFTSLKVGPTEAMKKYAPADVEILGTHPMFGPSIPSLHGQIFILTPIEGRCEKWFPIMRSLFEDNGAHIEVITPAEHDRFVSVVQGLTHFAYITIGTTFDALDFSVNESRRFMSPVYDIMLDFVGRILGQNPYLYAYIQMENPEVLKVHDAFMNQCSEMSSIVRKKDVEAFTNKMKEAAVHFGDTASALRRSDKLINSKIAEFDRLLDSMGQEIGVRHIYSGVVHTGIVKKVSPRDVVIECGSRMVPLKIENIRLLSEEDLHEWKLENLEHHLRDISVLIPEEADADVIMELVSCNDDIVSIEIIDRYEGVEGTKRLSVTFRVMIMGDVEVEKVHQEVERQLKGIGCSIR from the coding sequence TTGAAAGTCCTTATCATAGGCGGTACCGGTGAAATGGGACAGTGGTTCACTCCTTTTTTTAAGAACCACGGTTACGAGGTTGTTGTATGGGGCAGCAGCGGGAAAGTTGAAGTTGCTGAGCGAATGGAAGTTGAGTTTGCCAGTGACCTTGATGCTGCAATAAGCACCAGTGACATTGTTATTGTAACAGTACCCATCAATATTACCGAGAAGGTAATCAGTGAAACTGCACCTAAAATGAAGAGTGGAAGCCTGCTTATGGATTTCACGTCACTTAAGGTCGGGCCCACTGAGGCCATGAAGAAGTATGCTCCCGCAGATGTGGAGATACTCGGTACCCACCCTATGTTTGGACCATCCATACCAAGTCTGCATGGTCAGATATTCATTCTAACACCCATCGAGGGACGCTGTGAGAAATGGTTCCCAATCATGCGCTCACTTTTTGAAGACAACGGAGCACACATTGAAGTAATCACACCCGCAGAGCACGATAGGTTCGTTTCCGTTGTTCAGGGACTTACTCACTTCGCATACATCACCATCGGCACCACTTTTGATGCCCTTGATTTCAGTGTGAACGAGTCAAGGAGATTCATGAGCCCGGTCTACGATATCATGCTTGATTTCGTTGGCAGGATACTCGGACAGAACCCCTACCTATACGCATACATCCAGATGGAGAACCCGGAAGTTCTCAAGGTGCATGATGCTTTCATGAATCAATGCAGTGAAATGTCATCCATTGTCAGAAAAAAGGATGTTGAAGCCTTCACCAACAAAATGAAAGAGGCAGCAGTTCATTTTGGAGATACTGCATCTGCACTTCGCAGGTCTGACAAGCTCATAAACTCAAAGATCGCTGAGTTTGACAGGCTGCTTGATTCCATGGGACAGGAAATTGGTGTCAGGCACATCTATTCAGGTGTAGTGCACACAGGAATCGTCAAGAAAGTAAGTCCAAGAGACGTAGTTATTGAATGTGGCAGCAGGATGGTGCCTCTTAAAATTGAGAACATTCGCCTGTTAAGCGAAGAGGATTTGCATGAGTGGAAACTCGAAAACCTCGAACACCATTTAAGAGATATATCGGTGCTGATTCCTGAAGAAGCCGATGCTGATGTGATCATGGAACTTGTTTCCTGCAATGATGACATCGTTTCAATTGAGATCATTGACAGGTACGAGGGTGTTGAGGGAACTAAGCGGCTGAGTGTGACGTTCCGTGTTATGATTATGGGTGATGTTGAAGTGGAGAAAGTGCATCAGGAAGTTGAGAGGCAGCTTAAGGGGATTGGTTGCAGTATTCGATAG
- a CDS encoding UPF0175 family protein, with protein MSEVKTTVNLPSDFPLNVKVNEADMPVFIKRTLAVELYREGRLSLGKATELAGFASKGEMLVFLNSKGIALNYSVEDIDADLRTLENL; from the coding sequence ATGAGTGAAGTCAAAACAACTGTAAACCTGCCATCGGACTTCCCTTTAAATGTAAAAGTAAATGAAGCCGACATGCCAGTATTCATTAAAAGGACACTGGCTGTAGAACTCTATCGAGAAGGCAGGTTATCCCTCGGAAAAGCTACCGAACTTGCGGGTTTTGCCAGTAAAGGTGAAATGCTTGTGTTTCTTAACAGCAAAGGCATTGCACTAAATTATTCTGTTGAAGATATTGATGCTGATCTAAGAACGTTGGAAAATTTATAG